Proteins encoded by one window of bacterium:
- a CDS encoding LysE family translocator has product MFESSQLAIFMAATLALNLTPGPDMLYTATRSLGQGRRAGIASALGIGAGTIVHIIAATLGLSAVLSYSAFTFMAIKYLGAAYLIYLGIKTFRSKAQLHLGKNVAKESLSRIFWQGVLTNILNPKVALFFLSFLPQFVDPERGSVGLQLATLGVMFDLSGVTVLLVIAIAVGHASSWLENSPTFLKVQKWFTGSVFIALGARLALADRK; this is encoded by the coding sequence ATGTTTGAGTCATCGCAACTGGCGATCTTCATGGCGGCAACGCTGGCGCTTAATTTGACCCCCGGACCGGACATGCTGTACACCGCGACACGGTCTCTCGGCCAGGGGAGACGGGCGGGGATCGCATCAGCGCTGGGGATAGGCGCCGGGACGATCGTACACATTATCGCCGCAACTCTCGGGTTATCCGCAGTGCTCTCTTACTCGGCATTCACCTTCATGGCGATCAAGTATCTTGGCGCGGCTTACCTGATCTATCTGGGGATCAAGACCTTTCGCAGCAAGGCGCAGTTGCATCTGGGGAAAAACGTGGCGAAAGAGAGTCTCTCGCGCATCTTCTGGCAGGGAGTGTTAACCAATATTCTCAATCCCAAAGTCGCGCTTTTCTTCCTGTCGTTTCTGCCACAGTTCGTTGATCCGGAACGAGGATCGGTCGGCTTGCAGTTGGCGACATTGGGAGTGATGTTCGACCTGTCCGGCGTGACCGTGCTGCTGGTGATCGCAATAGCGGTAGGGCATGCCTCCAGTTGGTTGGAAAACAGCCCGACATTCCTCAAAGTGCAGAAGTGGTTTACCGGGTCGGTCTTTATTGCGCTTGGAGCGCGGTTGGCGCTCGCAGACCGGAAATAG
- a CDS encoding HAD hydrolase family protein translates to MAKVQLTREQMRERFKQVRLLALDVDGVLTDDSIYFGPDGFEMKRFNISDGFFMVLAMRSGLELAIVSGRYSPATDTRMKDLGVTHVLQGKKNKVELIEPLLEKLQIGFHEVAFVGNELLDIGLAKRVGLPIGVRNSAPEYLEVVEYVAVQSGGAGAVREVIQLYFEAVGKNPIEYVI, encoded by the coding sequence ATGGCTAAAGTGCAGTTGACCCGCGAACAGATGCGGGAACGGTTTAAGCAGGTCAGGCTGCTGGCGCTCGATGTCGACGGTGTGCTGACTGATGATTCCATCTATTTCGGTCCGGATGGATTCGAAATGAAGCGGTTCAATATCTCGGACGGCTTCTTCATGGTGCTGGCGATGCGGAGCGGGCTGGAACTGGCGATAGTTTCCGGTCGCTACTCTCCCGCGACGGACACCCGCATGAAAGATCTCGGCGTGACGCACGTACTGCAGGGGAAGAAAAACAAAGTGGAACTGATCGAACCGTTGTTGGAGAAATTGCAGATCGGGTTCCATGAAGTGGCATTTGTCGGAAATGAACTTCTGGATATCGGGTTGGCGAAGCGGGTGGGATTGCCGATCGGAGTACGCAATTCCGCGCCGGAGTATCTTGAAGTGGTAGAATATGTCGCCGTGCAATCAGGCGGCGCTGGGGCGGTGCGCGAAGTGATCCAGCTCTATTTTGAGGCGGTCGGCAAAAACCCGATCGAGTATGTGATTTGA
- a CDS encoding KpsF/GutQ family sugar-phosphate isomerase codes for MKAEEMVTYAQSVIRQEAKSVAAMADRLNGSFSDAVQAIMDCKGRVIVAGMGKSGLIGRKITATFNSTGVSSFFLHPAEAVHGDLGLVRSDDIMLLISKSGQIDDLAYIIAAAKRIGVTIIVLNGTPNSPLAQRADIVLDCSVEMEACPNNVVPTSSSTAALVMGDALALALVKARNFSLEELASYHPAGFIGKRLLKHVSEVHHTGEELPIITSQAKITEMLLVMTSRRLGCVFTIDPEGKPTGVFTDGDLRRLLERGKDFFNLTADEAMHRNPKSISESAILDAALAMMERYSITQLATVDQDGRLVGVIHLHDILKSKLL; via the coding sequence TTGAAAGCGGAAGAGATGGTCACGTATGCCCAGTCGGTGATCCGACAGGAAGCAAAGTCAGTTGCTGCCATGGCTGATCGGCTGAATGGATCATTCAGCGATGCCGTGCAGGCGATCATGGATTGCAAAGGGCGCGTGATTGTCGCAGGGATGGGGAAGTCCGGACTCATTGGTCGGAAGATCACCGCGACTTTCAATTCAACAGGAGTATCGTCGTTTTTTCTGCACCCTGCCGAAGCGGTGCATGGTGATCTTGGATTAGTTCGCTCCGATGACATTATGCTGTTGATCTCCAAGTCCGGTCAGATCGACGATCTCGCGTATATCATTGCCGCCGCAAAGCGGATCGGCGTCACGATCATCGTGCTGAATGGAACGCCCAATTCTCCGCTGGCACAGCGCGCCGATATCGTGTTGGATTGCTCGGTGGAGATGGAAGCGTGCCCGAATAATGTCGTGCCGACCTCATCATCGACCGCCGCGCTGGTAATGGGAGATGCATTGGCGCTCGCGCTGGTCAAGGCGCGTAATTTCTCACTCGAAGAACTGGCGAGTTATCATCCGGCGGGATTCATCGGCAAACGACTGCTCAAGCATGTCTCCGAAGTGCATCATACCGGCGAGGAGTTGCCGATCATCACCTCACAGGCGAAGATCACCGAGATGTTGCTGGTGATGACCTCCCGGCGATTGGGGTGTGTGTTTACGATCGATCCTGAGGGGAAACCGACCGGCGTTTTTACAGATGGGGATCTTCGGAGATTATTGGAGCGAGGGAAGGACTTCTTTAATCTGACGGCGGATGAAGCGATGCACCGCAATCCGAAGTCTATCTCTGAATCGGCGATCCTGGATGCGGCGCTGGCGATGATGGAGCGGTATTCGATAACGCAACTGGCGACGGTCGACCAGGATGGTCGGCTGGTCGGCGTGATCCACCTGCATGACATTCTGAAATCCAAGCTGCTCTAA
- a CDS encoding PDZ domain-containing protein — MYRYCLILIFILAASLMAQPDSYLQSRPTVLFDKENVELQTSLYPTYYRTTAAIDDQRWVLAHTVELDSFWLQTGDSVLWILSELAGIPWERQTINVTLLRYYPTTGNPDPLILPISGIRVGALTEAVPSGSPTKLNLIYQLAQRLLLEGESRRADLTSTLKNHPLAQPGPYNRDMLAFHLAYSTARIILGPDSAVASYQSPFWRDGLPARDLYEQYLQSSWVLTPEKPLLVWLGKEPTDSRLVAAVSPMADQTAGESRRETVDGLPAKGQLGFAVRINDNNQLVIDKIDNGRLGYKAGLRIGDIITRVGGVRPRTHKELMEMLFDGTERGSIAVQVSRAGKSETVVIRK, encoded by the coding sequence ATGTACCGTTATTGCCTGATATTAATTTTCATTCTGGCTGCGTCACTCATGGCGCAGCCGGATTCATACCTCCAGTCGCGACCGACTGTCCTCTTCGACAAAGAGAATGTCGAACTGCAGACCAGTCTTTACCCGACCTATTATCGCACAACCGCCGCAATTGATGATCAGCGGTGGGTACTGGCGCACACCGTCGAACTCGATTCATTCTGGCTGCAAACCGGTGATTCCGTCCTCTGGATACTCTCAGAGCTTGCCGGTATCCCCTGGGAGCGCCAGACGATCAACGTCACCCTCCTTCGCTACTATCCGACCACTGGCAATCCTGATCCGCTGATCCTGCCGATCAGCGGCATTCGCGTTGGCGCTTTGACCGAGGCGGTACCATCGGGCTCCCCAACCAAACTCAACCTGATCTATCAGTTGGCTCAGCGGCTTCTGCTCGAGGGTGAGTCCCGACGTGCTGACCTGACCAGTACGCTGAAAAATCACCCGCTCGCACAACCTGGTCCGTACAACCGCGACATGCTCGCCTTTCATCTCGCTTATTCGACCGCCAGAATTATCCTCGGCCCGGACTCAGCCGTCGCCTCCTATCAATCGCCATTCTGGAGAGATGGACTCCCCGCCCGCGATCTCTACGAGCAGTATCTCCAGTCAAGCTGGGTGCTCACGCCGGAGAAACCTCTGTTGGTCTGGTTGGGAAAAGAACCGACTGATTCCCGCCTGGTGGCGGCAGTCAGCCCGATGGCGGATCAAACTGCGGGTGAATCGCGCCGGGAGACGGTCGATGGTCTCCCCGCCAAAGGGCAGTTGGGCTTTGCGGTCAGGATAAACGACAATAATCAGTTGGTGATCGATAAGATTGACAACGGTCGTCTCGGCTACAAAGCCGGGCTCCGCATCGGTGATATCATCACGCGCGTCGGCGGTGTTCGCCCCCGCACGCACAAAGAACTTATGGAGATGTTATTCGATGGTACCGAGCGCGGTTCGATCGCGGTTCAGGTATCGCGCGCCGGCAAATCAGAGACTGTGGTGATCAGAAAATAG
- a CDS encoding NAD(P)-dependent oxidoreductase, with product MKNKRILVTGGAGFLGYHLAQNLPRREIAFLACNDIAPFFKDEYPKDSLLVNVDVRDADAMYRLIHDNKIDIIVHCAAALPLWPREEIMSTNIAGVRNTLTQAQKCGVERVIFISSTAVYGVPEKHPLVETDPVEGVGAYGESKIAGEEVCAEFRAAGMCVPVIRPKTFIGTARLGVFQILYDWVDSGKRIPIIGKGDNLYQLLEVTDLIEAIFLAGSAPPEVANDIFNVGAQRFEKVKLDVGALCDFAGNGAKVLPTPAPLVKGALAVFEFMKISPLYKWVYGTADKDSFVSTEKIEKKLGWKSNYSNQDALIGSHKWYLEHKDELKYAKAGVTHRVGWDQGILKFIKRWM from the coding sequence ATGAAGAATAAACGAATATTGGTGACTGGCGGGGCGGGGTTTCTTGGATACCATCTGGCTCAAAATCTTCCACGCCGCGAAATAGCCTTCCTGGCCTGCAATGATATCGCGCCCTTTTTCAAGGATGAATATCCCAAAGATTCGTTACTGGTAAATGTCGATGTCCGCGATGCGGACGCAATGTACCGTCTGATCCATGACAACAAGATAGATATCATCGTGCACTGCGCGGCGGCGTTGCCGCTCTGGCCGCGTGAAGAGATCATGTCGACCAATATCGCCGGGGTTCGGAATACCCTGACCCAGGCGCAGAAATGCGGAGTCGAACGAGTCATTTTCATCAGCTCAACCGCGGTCTATGGCGTTCCGGAAAAACATCCGCTGGTTGAGACCGATCCGGTCGAAGGGGTCGGGGCGTATGGGGAATCGAAAATCGCCGGCGAAGAGGTATGCGCGGAATTCCGCGCCGCGGGTATGTGTGTGCCGGTGATCCGGCCCAAGACATTTATCGGGACAGCACGGCTCGGCGTATTCCAGATACTTTATGATTGGGTTGACTCGGGGAAGCGGATTCCGATCATCGGTAAGGGGGATAATCTCTATCAGTTGCTCGAAGTGACCGACCTGATCGAGGCGATCTTCCTGGCAGGTTCCGCGCCGCCGGAAGTCGCCAATGACATATTTAATGTCGGGGCACAGCGCTTCGAAAAGGTAAAGCTGGATGTTGGCGCCTTGTGCGACTTTGCCGGAAACGGCGCGAAGGTCCTTCCAACTCCTGCCCCACTAGTCAAAGGTGCGCTGGCGGTCTTTGAGTTCATGAAGATCTCGCCGCTTTACAAGTGGGTATATGGGACAGCGGACAAAGACTCGTTTGTGTCGACCGAAAAGATCGAGAAAAAGCTTGGCTGGAAATCGAATTATTCAAACCAGGATGCTTTGATCGGTTCGCACAAATGGTATCTCGAACATAAGGATGAATTGAAATACGCCAAGGCGGGGGTGACTCACCGGGTCGGCTGGGATCAGGGGATATTGAAGTTCATCAAGCGATGGATGTAA
- the kdsA gene encoding 3-deoxy-8-phosphooctulonate synthase, whose amino-acid sequence MTLETMRRIEQGEFFLIAGPCVAESADLCLRVAESVNSLAQKYNIPYIFKTSYIKANRLSGETYTGPGLEKGLEILARIKSTFGIPVLTDIHETTEIAAVAQVVDVLQIPAFLCRQTELVVQAAATGKWINIKKGQFLAPDDMEQIAHKAGTKKVMLTERGASFGYRNLVVDFRSLLIMKKTGLPVVFDATHSLQLPGGAGKESSGQPEFALPLARAAAAVGIDGLFIETHTNPSEAKSDRATQLPLEAMPKLIEQVTAIREAVKSHG is encoded by the coding sequence ATGACGCTGGAGACAATGCGGCGAATCGAACAAGGGGAGTTTTTTCTGATTGCCGGACCCTGTGTGGCAGAGTCCGCCGACCTCTGTCTGCGAGTGGCGGAATCGGTCAACAGTCTGGCCCAGAAATACAACATCCCGTACATATTCAAGACCTCTTATATCAAGGCGAATCGCCTTTCGGGGGAGACCTATACCGGACCGGGGCTGGAGAAGGGGCTGGAGATACTGGCCAGAATCAAATCGACTTTCGGCATTCCGGTTCTTACCGACATCCACGAGACCACTGAGATAGCCGCGGTGGCGCAGGTAGTCGATGTCCTGCAGATACCGGCGTTTCTCTGCCGCCAGACCGAACTGGTCGTGCAGGCGGCAGCCACCGGCAAATGGATCAATATCAAAAAAGGGCAATTTCTGGCTCCGGATGATATGGAGCAGATCGCGCATAAAGCGGGCACCAAAAAGGTAATGCTGACCGAACGAGGGGCATCCTTTGGCTACCGCAATCTGGTGGTCGATTTCCGTTCATTACTGATCATGAAAAAAACTGGCCTTCCGGTGGTCTTTGATGCTACGCACTCGCTGCAATTGCCGGGTGGGGCGGGGAAAGAGTCCTCGGGACAGCCGGAGTTTGCGCTCCCCCTCGCGCGGGCGGCTGCGGCAGTTGGAATCGATGGGCTGTTTATCGAAACACATACCAATCCATCGGAAGCAAAATCGGACCGCGCTACCCAGCTCCCGCTTGAGGCGATGCCCAAATTGATCGAACAAGTGACCGCGATTCGCGAGGCGGTGAAGTCGCATGGCTAA
- a CDS encoding DUF4430 domain-containing protein has protein sequence MLSRTKRYSLLVLLALGLIIHGCGTEEQESSALPGDTTTAANTEESKGRDSVSVTLVGQDSVTVLELLQMSHYVESRSTAMGSFVTGIDSIRGGTSGYWVYTINDTVPKTAADKMFTRSGDTVVWKFRVPSE, from the coding sequence ATGTTGAGTCGTACGAAACGCTACAGTTTGCTGGTATTACTTGCGCTTGGATTGATTATTCACGGTTGCGGCACGGAAGAGCAGGAGAGTAGTGCACTGCCGGGAGACACCACTACTGCCGCCAATACTGAAGAGAGTAAGGGACGGGATAGCGTGTCAGTTACTCTGGTAGGGCAGGATTCCGTCACGGTGTTAGAACTGCTCCAGATGTCGCACTATGTGGAATCGCGGTCGACCGCCATGGGGTCATTTGTGACAGGGATCGACTCGATTCGGGGTGGAACGTCGGGCTACTGGGTATATACGATCAACGACACAGTCCCTAAGACTGCGGCAGACAAGATGTTCACTCGGTCAGGGGATACGGTGGTCTGGAAATTTCGGGTCCCATCCGAGTAA
- a CDS encoding VOC family protein produces the protein MPQPIVYVEMGAVDVPRAAAFYQTVFGWEFTDPKQIAYSTFSSGPNGIGGGIFRTERSRINATSVLYIYVEDIEISCEKVVSAGGELVVPKSVIPGTGFYAHFKDPSGNLMGLFTPGN, from the coding sequence ATGCCACAGCCGATCGTGTATGTTGAGATGGGAGCGGTTGATGTTCCCCGTGCCGCCGCTTTCTACCAGACCGTCTTTGGATGGGAGTTCACCGATCCAAAGCAAATCGCCTACTCAACATTTTCCAGTGGCCCAAATGGAATCGGAGGCGGCATCTTTCGGACCGAGCGGTCCCGCATCAACGCTACCTCTGTCCTCTATATATATGTGGAAGATATCGAGATCTCCTGCGAGAAAGTCGTTTCTGCAGGCGGCGAGTTGGTTGTCCCGAAATCAGTCATCCCCGGAACCGGCTTTTACGCCCATTTCAAGGATCCATCCGGGAATTTGATGGGATTGTTTACGCCAGGAAATTAG